The following are from one region of the Paenibacillus sp. JZ16 genome:
- a CDS encoding cache domain-containing protein: MLQMRNWIDSVGRMKKRKFFLKLIVTTVLITVLPSLVSNIFAYYRVSGIVEEETGNNKLQYLNQTINTLEILLNRIKENSNLLALNRSFISFENFPNGAYYEGLQGAIPEDDLPALYAYLEAKKNTFLTMNSFKLSDQFVDSVYFYDSSKNLVITSDNDRSNRQFRREDFYDKDWYDAVQTMQVNPVFLDTRTAKQYPKGEKDLLSVIYKSKKANNAIIVNLDAAMIYEDIISKLNASDDMYVVSASGNVVFRSQSSIGDGVQQIGLSEALHNAKSGSYTIELDGGKKLVSYSSSALLGWTFVNIYRWS; the protein is encoded by the coding sequence ATGCTTCAGATGAGAAACTGGATCGATTCCGTTGGAAGGATGAAAAAGCGTAAGTTTTTTCTGAAGTTAATTGTCACGACGGTGCTGATTACTGTGCTGCCGAGTTTGGTCTCCAATATTTTCGCATATTACAGGGTATCTGGCATTGTAGAAGAAGAGACCGGGAACAACAAGCTGCAATATTTAAACCAGACGATCAACACGCTTGAGATTTTACTTAACCGGATTAAGGAAAATTCGAATTTGCTTGCCCTCAACCGCTCTTTCATCAGCTTCGAGAATTTTCCGAACGGGGCTTATTATGAAGGGCTTCAAGGAGCGATACCGGAGGATGACCTGCCGGCGCTGTATGCTTATCTGGAAGCCAAGAAGAATACCTTCCTCACGATGAACTCATTCAAACTCTCCGATCAATTCGTGGATTCCGTATACTTTTATGACAGCAGCAAGAACCTAGTGATCACTTCCGATAATGACCGCTCCAACCGTCAGTTTCGGAGGGAGGACTTTTATGATAAAGACTGGTATGACGCCGTGCAGACCATGCAGGTGAATCCTGTCTTCCTGGACACTCGGACCGCGAAGCAATATCCCAAGGGGGAGAAGGATCTCCTTTCCGTGATCTATAAATCCAAAAAAGCCAATAATGCCATTATCGTCAACCTCGATGCGGCCATGATTTATGAGGATATTATCAGCAAATTAAACGCGAGCGACGACATGTACGTTGTGTCCGCATCCGGAAATGTCGTATTCCGCAGCCAATCTTCAATAGGGGATGGAGTTCAGCAAATCGGGTTATCCGAGGCTTTGCATAATGCCAAGTCAGGGTCGTATACCATTGAGCTTGATGGAGGGAAGAAGCTGGTCAGCTACTCATCCTCCGCGCTGCTGGGTTGGACCTTCGTCAACATATACCGCTGGTCCTGA
- the msrA gene encoding peptide-methionine (S)-S-oxide reductase MsrA, translating to MYHAIGKTQLATFAGGCFWCMVKPFDELPGILSLVSGYTGGHTENPTYEEVGTETTGHYEAVQIRFEPDVFPYTRLLDIYWRLIDPTDAEGQFMDRGASYRSAIFVHDGAQREQAEASKRSLQLSGRFKGRIVTPILPAGPFYPAEDLHQNYYNTHRYDYNRYYEGSGRASFVERHWDRKQDKEELQRRLTALQYAVTQEGLDEPAYDNPYWNNTSRGIYVDVVNGDPLFSSTDQYDARTGLPAFMKPLHEGYIRKKGDLRGGKVRTALYGRLSGSYLGHLYHDGPPPGGLHYQINSAALRFVPEGEMVREGYGEKPDLQIESCREINASRIRM from the coding sequence TTGTATCATGCAATTGGAAAGACGCAATTGGCGACATTTGCTGGCGGTTGTTTCTGGTGCATGGTGAAGCCGTTTGACGAGCTTCCTGGTATTCTATCCCTGGTTTCGGGTTACACGGGCGGCCATACGGAGAATCCAACCTATGAAGAAGTGGGAACGGAAACGACAGGTCATTACGAAGCTGTGCAAATCCGGTTTGAACCCGATGTGTTCCCGTATACAAGGCTCCTGGACATTTACTGGCGCTTGATTGATCCAACGGATGCGGAAGGCCAGTTCATGGACCGTGGGGCGTCGTACCGGTCAGCGATTTTCGTGCATGACGGGGCGCAGCGCGAGCAGGCGGAAGCCTCCAAGCGCAGCCTGCAGCTTAGCGGCCGGTTCAAGGGGAGGATTGTGACACCGATTCTGCCTGCGGGGCCCTTTTATCCTGCGGAGGATCTTCACCAGAATTACTATAATACCCACCGTTATGACTATAACCGGTATTATGAGGGCTCCGGCAGAGCTTCTTTTGTCGAGCGGCATTGGGATCGGAAACAGGACAAGGAAGAGCTGCAGAGGCGTCTTACCGCGCTCCAGTATGCAGTGACGCAAGAAGGCTTGGATGAGCCCGCTTATGATAATCCGTATTGGAATAACACAAGCCGGGGGATTTACGTGGATGTGGTGAACGGAGACCCTTTATTCAGCTCAACCGACCAATATGATGCCCGAACGGGATTGCCGGCTTTTATGAAACCCCTGCATGAGGGATATATCAGAAAAAAAGGAGATCTTCGCGGCGGCAAGGTACGCACCGCGCTCTATGGCAGATTGTCCGGCTCTTACCTCGGTCACCTATACCATGACGGACCTCCGCCTGGCGGCTTGCATTACCAGATAAACTCGGCGGCGCTGCGCTTTGTGCCGGAGGGGGAGATGGTTCGGGAAGGGTACGGTGAAAAGCCCGATCTCCAGATAGAGAGCTGCCGAGAAATTAATGCTTCGAGGATAAGAATGTAA
- a CDS encoding L-fucose/L-arabinose isomerase family protein, with protein MSGFIHRAKARVGVITVGHEPYWGQFSGLKEELQGNGKKFENMLRNLDVEVVSAGFVDNVDQSFAAAARLKAADVDFLFCNLSTYVTSSSAVTAILNLSVPTVLVALQPLKKLDYRHTTTYMQLANDNICSLPEISGVLVRAGKPAAGMIVGTLDNDERAARELAAWCQVANARRAFKYARIGYLGHTYEGMYDMNSDPTAFTAAFGSHIQMLEMCDLAKLVNGVTSTEMADKLDEIHSVFTMADPFIDPITRPIRQEDLDWSAKVAVGLDKLVAEYGLTGLAYYYRGLDNNEYERIGSNMVLGNSLLTAKGIPLAGEADLKTCAAMLIMDRLGGGGSFAELHPCDFEDDIVLVGHDGPHNIRISDGKPVIRGLDVFHGKSGSGIGVEFSIKTGPVTLLGISQTEDGRFKMIAAQGESVQGEIPQTGNTNTRCSFGCRVAEFVENWCAAGPTHHFALGVGHLNAKIRNVANVLGIELEVVQGGI; from the coding sequence ATGAGTGGATTCATCCATCGTGCCAAGGCCCGAGTGGGTGTAATAACGGTGGGGCATGAGCCTTACTGGGGGCAATTCTCCGGACTTAAGGAAGAGCTGCAAGGGAACGGAAAAAAATTTGAGAATATGCTTCGGAATCTGGATGTTGAGGTGGTATCGGCAGGTTTTGTGGATAATGTGGATCAATCCTTTGCAGCGGCGGCTCGCTTAAAAGCTGCTGACGTGGACTTTTTGTTTTGCAATTTAAGCACTTATGTGACCTCATCGTCGGCCGTAACTGCGATTCTTAACCTTTCGGTGCCTACCGTATTGGTAGCTTTGCAGCCGTTAAAAAAGCTGGACTATCGCCATACAACGACTTATATGCAGCTGGCCAACGACAATATATGCTCCCTTCCCGAAATCAGCGGCGTTCTTGTGCGGGCCGGTAAGCCGGCTGCCGGCATGATTGTCGGCACGCTCGACAATGATGAAAGAGCAGCGCGGGAACTTGCGGCGTGGTGCCAGGTTGCGAATGCCCGCAGAGCCTTCAAATATGCCCGGATCGGGTATCTGGGCCACACGTACGAGGGCATGTATGACATGAACTCTGACCCTACCGCTTTTACGGCCGCTTTCGGTTCGCATATTCAAATGCTGGAGATGTGCGATCTCGCCAAATTGGTCAATGGGGTAACTTCGACCGAAATGGCCGACAAGCTGGATGAAATCCACAGCGTGTTTACCATGGCCGATCCGTTTATCGATCCGATTACGAGGCCGATCCGTCAAGAGGATCTCGATTGGTCCGCCAAGGTAGCGGTCGGGCTCGATAAGCTGGTAGCCGAATACGGGCTGACCGGATTGGCCTATTATTATCGCGGATTGGACAACAACGAATATGAGCGGATCGGCTCGAATATGGTGCTCGGCAATTCGCTGCTTACCGCCAAGGGCATTCCTCTGGCAGGGGAGGCGGATTTGAAAACGTGCGCGGCCATGCTGATCATGGACCGACTCGGCGGCGGCGGGTCCTTTGCCGAGCTGCATCCGTGCGACTTCGAGGACGATATCGTGCTGGTCGGACACGATGGACCGCACAATATTCGGATCAGCGACGGAAAGCCGGTTATCCGCGGATTGGATGTGTTCCACGGCAAGAGCGGATCGGGCATCGGGGTGGAGTTCAGCATAAAGACCGGCCCCGTGACACTGCTGGGCATTTCACAGACGGAGGACGGGCGATTCAAAATGATTGCGGCCCAGGGCGAATCCGTACAGGGGGAGATTCCCCAAACCGGCAATACCAACACGCGCTGCAGCTTCGGATGCCGTGTTGCCGAGTTCGTGGAGAATTGGTGTGCGGCAGGACCGACCCACCATTTTGCCCTCGGGGTCGGCCACCTGAATGCCAAGATTAGGAATGTGGCCAATGTGCTGGGCATTGAGCTTGAAGTGGTACAGGGGGGCATATAA
- a CDS encoding AraC family transcriptional regulator, with translation MIEPVAIYFEHCEPGWHVPPAPADHYILLLLTSGEIVYNVSGAKLSLEKGDMLFIPEGAHRSAVNESGHPHDMYAAHFRYKGNGEGLPLLSEPQSIKAKLVNADYMRHRFSLLTQHWLRKSPYTRTLCHGMMLEMLAILNEDVGNRSIPAKSYGIVMQLQQYILEHYRETISVQDLAAHVELTPNYISGLFRQATGVTLTEYIQQIRISAACDLLTGSQMNVSEISDYLGFCEPSYFNKVFKKITGILPSVYVKEKPRIWVKTK, from the coding sequence ATGATTGAACCCGTTGCCATTTATTTCGAGCACTGCGAGCCGGGGTGGCATGTTCCGCCCGCTCCGGCAGACCATTATATTTTGCTGCTCCTGACTTCCGGTGAAATCGTTTACAACGTAAGTGGAGCCAAGTTATCGTTGGAAAAAGGCGATATGCTGTTTATTCCCGAAGGCGCACACCGGTCGGCCGTCAACGAAAGCGGACACCCACATGACATGTATGCCGCCCATTTCCGTTATAAAGGAAACGGCGAAGGCCTGCCCCTGCTGTCGGAACCGCAGAGCATCAAGGCCAAGTTGGTCAATGCGGACTATATGAGGCACCGCTTTTCCCTGCTTACCCAGCATTGGCTCCGCAAGTCACCCTATACACGGACCCTCTGCCACGGCATGATGCTGGAGATGCTGGCTATCCTTAACGAGGACGTCGGCAACCGCTCCATCCCGGCCAAGTCCTACGGCATTGTCATGCAGTTGCAGCAGTACATTCTGGAGCACTACCGGGAGACCATATCCGTTCAGGATCTTGCCGCCCATGTCGAATTGACACCCAATTACATAAGCGGCCTGTTCCGGCAAGCAACGGGGGTTACATTAACCGAATACATCCAGCAGATCCGCATCTCAGCCGCCTGCGACCTGCTGACAGGCTCCCAGATGAACGTCAGCGAGATTTCGGACTATCTCGGCTTTTGTGAGCCCTCCTATTTCAATAAAGTGTTCAAAAAAATCACCGGCATTCTGCCGTCCGTCTATGTCAAGGAGAAGCCGCGTATTTGGGTGAAAACAAAGTAA
- a CDS encoding SGNH/GDSL hydrolase family protein — translation MTKLKVEDGALAYTGNWTVQHKANASLHSRHDSDGTPAANASASWSGYIRGIDIYATKGNSFGLADVYVDDVFHGKIDFYSATAQHGVLVYSITGLTEGYHTISIRKKGIKNAASTACYVDIDYLLPDFVHPKTERIRNIVCIGDSITFGANVASRPDSLYGRRLQQMLSIPVSIHGLSGAPIHTITQILDAVVAPSRPDLILWLAGMNNTNPRADLERGFDKIRELLPDANIIGSTIQYNTYYTNEQNMVKVNEVKTACLNKGISCADLYAATTGNTYINTPEGTVHPNGDGQGLIANLFYNEIVKLLRNG, via the coding sequence ATGACTAAATTAAAGGTAGAGGATGGGGCACTTGCCTATACGGGCAATTGGACCGTCCAGCATAAGGCCAACGCCAGTCTGCACAGCAGGCATGATTCGGATGGAACGCCTGCTGCCAACGCGTCGGCCTCCTGGAGCGGATACATCAGAGGGATAGACATATATGCCACGAAGGGGAACAGCTTCGGCCTAGCCGATGTATATGTCGACGACGTGTTCCACGGGAAAATCGACTTCTACAGCGCCACTGCACAGCACGGCGTGCTCGTCTATTCCATAACCGGTCTAACGGAGGGCTACCACACCATATCCATTCGGAAAAAGGGGATCAAAAACGCCGCATCCACAGCCTGTTATGTTGATATCGATTATCTTCTGCCCGATTTCGTTCATCCGAAAACGGAGCGTATAAGAAACATCGTCTGCATCGGAGACTCCATCACCTTCGGCGCCAATGTCGCCTCCCGGCCCGACTCGCTCTATGGACGAAGACTTCAGCAGATGCTCTCCATTCCGGTAAGCATTCACGGTCTGTCCGGGGCACCGATCCATACTATCACCCAAATCCTAGATGCGGTCGTCGCTCCGAGTAGGCCGGATCTGATCCTATGGCTTGCGGGGATGAATAATACAAATCCCCGCGCCGATTTGGAACGAGGATTTGATAAAATACGTGAACTGTTGCCGGATGCCAATATCATAGGTTCGACTATCCAATACAACACTTACTATACGAATGAACAAAATATGGTAAAGGTAAACGAGGTAAAAACAGCTTGCCTGAACAAAGGGATTTCATGCGCTGACCTATATGCGGCTACAACCGGCAATACGTACATCAATACACCTGAAGGAACGGTGCATCCGAATGGAGATGGACAAGGCCTGATCGCCAATCTGTTTTACAATGAAATCGTAAAGCTTCTTAGGAACGGCTAA